The sequence AATGTCTCGGAACATATTCGGGAACAATTACGGTGATAACATGCCCCGGATGCTCTCTCAAAGCCTCATCGACATATTCAAGTACCGGCCTAATAAGAGAACGATAATCCGATTCGAGAATAACAAGGTGGATATCCGGTGCGAATGTATCCCAATCCTTACGCATTTTTTCAAGGCGTTGGGGATCGGAATTAATATTAACGTGTACTCCTCGACAGTCTAAACCGATCGAGCGCGCATATTCCAAGGCGGGCAAAATGC is a genomic window of bacterium containing:
- a CDS encoding amino acid permease is translated as ILPALEYARSIGLDCRGVHVNINSDPQRLEKMRKDWDTFAPDIHLVILESDYRSLIRPVLEYVDEALREHPGHVITVIVPEYVPRHWWQSILHENAAFQIKLALSSRKNVIVTNVRYFLET